From a single Bacillus gobiensis genomic region:
- a CDS encoding cupin domain-containing protein, with protein MKITKQTAEHYNWGDNCDGWHLVKTKHLSVIHERMPAHTEEERHYRSAARQFFLVLSGSAVLEVDGERITIHSQEGVEVPPQVPPQMMNESDTDVEFIVISQPESRGDRVIAQSI; from the coding sequence ATGAAGATTACCAAACAAACTGCTGAACATTATAATTGGGGAGATAATTGTGACGGTTGGCATTTAGTCAAAACAAAGCACCTAAGTGTAATCCATGAACGAATGCCAGCCCATACAGAGGAAGAAAGGCACTATCGTTCTGCAGCACGGCAGTTCTTCCTTGTTTTGTCAGGAAGCGCGGTATTAGAAGTGGATGGTGAACGCATAACAATTCATTCGCAGGAAGGCGTGGAGGTTCCCCCTCAAGTTCCCCCTCAAATGATGAACGAATCTGATACAGACGTTGAATTTATAGTCATATCCCAGCCTGAGAGCAGAGGAGACCGAGTGATTGCACAAAGTATTTAA